The window GACCGGTCGCGAAGTTGTCCACGCCGCGGACTGAATAGCCTTTATCCAGAAGCGTCGCCGCGAGATTTGATCCGATGAACCCCGCCGCGCCCGTAACGAGTGCAGTCGGCATACGAAACCTCGTGTTCGGAACTCTGTTGAGTGTATCGACTTTCGGATTCTACAGGTGAGCAGGGAACTCCCCGAGTGGTCAGAGTCGGACGACGTCGGCGCCATCGACATCGAGATCGGCTGTCGCGTTCCGCGTGTCGAACACGAGTGACGAGTTCCCGACGATTCGGTCGAGATCGAGCGTGCTGTGATCTGTCACGATGACTGCACAGTCTGCCTCCTGTAGTCGTTCGTTCGTCAAAGAAACCGACTCGTAGAGATTTCCGTCGACGTCGAGCGTCGGCACGAACGGGTCGTGGTACTCGACGTTCGCCTTCCAGTCTTCGAGTCGCCTGACGATGTCCACGGCGGGCGACTCCCGCGTATCGGAGACGTCGGGTTTGTAGGCCGCTCCGATGACGACGACGTCAGCCGTCGACAATGCCATCCCCCGGTCGTTCAACTGCTCGACGATGCGCTGGACCACGTGTTCGGGCATCTCGCGGTTGACGGTGTCCGCGAGGTGGATGAAGCGCGTGTCGATCCCCTGCTCGTTGGCCTTCCACGACAGGTAGAAGGGATCGATCGGAATGCAGTGACCACCCAACCCCGGCCCGGGATAGAAGGCCATAAACCCGAACGGCTTCGTCTTCGCCGCGTCGATGGCGTTCCAGATGTCGACGTCAAGTTCGTGAGCCACCTGTGCGAGTTCGTTGATGAGGCCGATATTGACCGCGCGGAACGTGTTTTCCAACAGTTTCACCAACTCCGCCTCCGTCGCGGAGTTCACGCGCACGACTTCGTCGAAGACGGGCTCGTAGATCGCCTCGGCGTGATCGCCGCACTGCTGGCTGACGCCGCCCAGCACTTTCGGGATGTCTGTGGGGCCATACTCCTCGTTTCCTGGGTCGATGCGCTCCGGCGAGAACGCGAGATAGATGTCTTGGCCGACTGTTGCCCCGTTCTCGGTGAGCGCGTCGCCGACGATCTCTTTCGTCGCCCCCGGATAGACGGTGCTCTCTAAGATGACCGTCGTCCCTTCGGGGACAACGGGAGCGAGCCGCTCGGCGGCGTCAACGACGAACGAGAGATCCGGCGTGTCCGTCTTGCGGAGCGGTGTCGGAACGCAGATCGAGACGCCGTCGACATCGGCTAGTGCCGCGTACTCCGTCGTAAATTCGATACCCTCCGCGAGTGCATCGGCGACGTCCGCGTCGTCTACGTCGCTGACCTTCGTCTCGCCGTCTCGGAGTTTCTCGACGGTCTCTTCGTCGACGTCGACACCGACGACGTCGTATCCGGCCCGGTGCATCGCTAACGCCAGCGGGAGGCCGACGTATCCCAGTCCCACGACGCCGACCCGACCCAGCTGCGAACTCATATGCACTCAGCAACGGACTTCGGGGATTTCAGCCCATCGCTTGCGTTCGGTCGGTCACTCCCCGATCACCACTTCGCGAGTCCGTACAGGTAACCGATACCCACCGTTCCGGTGAGCACGAAGAGCGTGAAGAGCTGTTTCGCCTCGGTCGTGTCCGGATCCGCGACGAGCGATTTCACTCGCGACGGAACGAACGCAAAGAGGAGCTTCTTCAGGAAGTCCGACTCCTCCTCGCTCGATTCCTCTGAGACGAGCGTCTCCATCGCACGCTTGGAGTACCCCTGCCAGAACGAGCGTTCCAGTAACCACCGCTTGTCGGTCCGCCATTCGAATACTTTGTGACCGACCTTCGCATCGGGATTGTAAATCACACCCCGCCCGTACTCTTCTCGCATCCGGGCACAGAACTCCGTCTCGTGAGCCTGGAGGTTCTTTTCACCCTGTCGTCCGACCTCGGTTGCGAACCCTCCAAGTTCCCTGAGCACCTCCGTCTTGAACGAGATGTTCGAGCCGAAGGTGTTTCGAACCTCCTCGCCGGGCTCGGCGAATCCGCGGTGAGTGACGCCGACCAGCCAGTAGAACTCCTCGGGGAGGAACTCGGGCTTTCCCGCGACCCACAGTGGTGTCATCTTCCCGCCGACGGCGATGGCGTCCCGTTCTTCGTACACGGAGACGAGTTCTTCGACCCACCGTTCGTCCGCGACGGCGTCGTCGTCGATGAGCGCGACGATGTCGCCGGTGACGTATTCGAGGGCGTTGTTACGACTTCCCGAGAGGCCGACGTTTTCATCGTTGCAGTGGATTTTCAGCTGCGGGTCGTCTCCGTATTCCGAGAGGATCCGCTCGTAGAGTGCTTCGTTCCCGTCGACGATTACGACGATTTCAACGTCGTCATACGTCTGGGACTGTACGCTCTCGAGGCTGTCCTCGAAGTGTTCGTACATCTCCTCGGAGTACGTACAGATGACGACGGAGACTTTCATTGATCGAGCGATGCCGACGCGGTACCGTAAGGGTTGTGTATACGACTTTTCAGAGATTGATATCTGACGTAGCCGAGATGTCGGGTCACACAGGTTAGGACGACTTATCCGTCTCGAACGTCCTACCATCCTGTGAACCGTCCCTGACGACGTCCGGCGTTCACCCAGCGACGACGTCAGTGGTTCCTCGCCCGCCAATGAGAATCGGACAGACGTCCTTCGTCGTCTTCGCGTCGAAGCTCCTCGGCTCTGCGCTGGGATTCGTTGCTACCCTCTACTTCGCACGAACCCTCGGAGCCGCAGTGTTGGGGCAGTACGCCCTCGTGCTCGCGATCGTGGCGTGGCTATCGCTGGCCGGGAATCTCGGTATTTCCGGGGCGATAACCAAACGAATGACTGAGGGAACAGACACGCCCGCGTACGCGACCGCGGGAGCACTCGTCGTCGCGGCGTTCGGCCTCGCACTCGGAGCCCTCGTGTTCCTCTTTGATGAGGCTGTAAACGCGTACGTCGGCGAACCGGTCGCGCCGCTGGTCGTCGCGCTCCTGCTGTTGGGGCTCTTTCAGTCACTCACGAACTCGGCACTTCAAGGCGAGCGGAAAGTCCACATCACGGGGCTGCTCACCCCTGTCGGGATCGCCGTCCGCAGCGTCATCCAGATCGCGCTGGTCTTCGTCGGATCCGAACTGGTTGGTATGATCGCTGGTTATGCCATCGCGAACTTTCTCGTCGCTGTCGTCGGCCTCGGGTTGCTTTCGGTCGGTGTCGCTCGTCCGTCGCGAAAGCACTTCGCGTCGCTCTACGAGTACGCGAAGTTCTCGTGGCTCGGCGGCCTCCAGTCGCGGTCGTTCAACGACGTCGACGTCCTCCTGTTGGGCGTCTTCCTCCAGTCGTCGCTCGTCGGCGTCTACTCCGCGGCCTGGAGCATCGCGAAGTTCCTCACGCTGTTCGACTCCGCCGTCAGTTCGACGCTGTTTCCGGAACTGAGCCGCGCCGACGCGGAGGGGCGGCAGAGCTCCGTCGCCGGCCTCGTCGAGGACTCGCTCACCTACGGCGGTCTCGTCCTGATTCCGGGGCTGTTCGGCGGGATCCTGCTCGGCGATCGGTTGCTCCGGATCTACGGCCCTGAGTTCGTTACCGGCGCGTCGGTGCTCTGGATCCTGATCGCCGCGACGCTTCTGTACGGCTACCAGAAACAGCTGTTGAACGCGCTGAACGGGATCGACCGCCCGAAGGCGACGTTCCGGATCAACGCCGCGTTCATCGCGGCAAATGTGATACTGAACGTGCTCTTGATCCCGACGGTCGGCCTCGTCGGGGCCGCCGTCGCGACGGCGCTGTCCGCGGGCGTCGGCGTGGTGCTCGCGCTGGTCACGCTGCGCTCGGAGATCGAATTCGAGATCCCTCTCGGGGAGATCGCCCGACAGTTCGCGGCCGCCGCCGCGATGGCCGCGGTCGTCGTCGGAGTCGAAACCCTCCTCCGGACGGCGATCGATCTGAACCACAACTTCGCGACCGTCGTCCTGCTCGTTGCCGTCGGTGCCGGAACGTACTTTATCACCCTCTTCGGGATCTCCGAAGCGTTTCGGTCGACGGTCTTCGATAACAGTCCGTTTCACTCCTGACCGACGACCTGGATCAGTATCACTCCCCACCGACGTCTCCCACCGGCTTCACTCCCCACCGACGTCTCGCATCACCGTCTCACCCGGCCGTATCCCCGCCCCGCTCGCGATCTTCACGCCCGCGTTCAGGCTCACGTTGATCCCGGTCTTCACCCCGTCACCCAGCACGACGCCGAGTTTCCGCCGTCCGGTGTCGACCCGCTCGCCCTTCACGGTCATCGCCACCGACGCGTCGTCGTGCCGCAGGTTCGCGACCTTCGTTCCGGCACCCAGGTTCACGTCCCGCCCCAGGATCGAGTCGCCGACGTAGGAGAGGTGCGGCACCGCCGCGTCGGAGAACAGAATCGAGTTCTTCACCTCGACGCCGTGGCCGACGTGCGCGTCCGGGCCCACCACGGTCGCGCCCCGGACGTACGCGTTCGGACCCACCTCCGCGCCGGACATAATCAGGGCCGGCCCCTCGACGTGGACGCCGTCGCGGACGGTCGCGCCTTCCTCGACGACGACGTTCCCGTCCAACTGCGCGCCCTCGGCGACTGCCCCTCGAACATCTCCGTCGACGTCGGCCAGCAGTAGCTCGTTCGCCCACAGTAGCTCCCAGGGCCGGCCGACGTCGAGCCACCGGCCGTCGTACTCGACCACGGAGACGTCGCGGCCATCCGAGAGCAGCAGATCGAGCGTGTCGGTGATCTCGTACTCGCCGCGCTCGCTTTCCTCTGTCCTGTCGATGTACTCGAACACCTCCGGCTCGAAGGCGTAACAGCCGACGTTCGCGAGGTCCGTCGGCGGATCCGAGGGCTTCTCGACGATCGCCGAGAGCGCGCCCGCGGCATCGACGGAGACGACGCCGTAGGAGCGCGGGTCCTCGACTGGCGTCGTCGCGATGGCGTGCCCGTCCGCGGCCGCGAGCGACGCCGGGAGCGCCGGGTCGACCAGGACGTCGCCGTTGAGCACGATGAAGCGGTCGTCGACGACTTCGCGGGCCTGTTCGATCGCGTGGGCGGTCCCCGCGGGGTCGGCCTGCTCGACGTAGCTGATCGGCGTGCCCCGATAGGCGTCGCCGAGACGGTCGGTGACGTCCGTCCCCCGGTAGCCGATCACGACGACGAACTCGTCGACGACGTCGATGCAGGCGTCGAAGACGTGTTCGACGAGGGGGCGGCCGGCGGCGGGAAGGAGCGGTTTGGGCCGGTCGTCGGTGAGCGGTCGCATCCGTG is drawn from Halobellus limi and contains these coding sequences:
- the aglG gene encoding glucosyl-dolichyl phosphate glucuronosyltransferase; the protein is MKVSVVICTYSEEMYEHFEDSLESVQSQTYDDVEIVVIVDGNEALYERILSEYGDDPQLKIHCNDENVGLSGSRNNALEYVTGDIVALIDDDAVADERWVEELVSVYEERDAIAVGGKMTPLWVAGKPEFLPEEFYWLVGVTHRGFAEPGEEVRNTFGSNISFKTEVLRELGGFATEVGRQGEKNLQAHETEFCARMREEYGRGVIYNPDAKVGHKVFEWRTDKRWLLERSFWQGYSKRAMETLVSEESSEEESDFLKKLLFAFVPSRVKSLVADPDTTEAKQLFTLFVLTGTVGIGYLYGLAKW
- a CDS encoding flippase, with the translated sequence MRIGQTSFVVFASKLLGSALGFVATLYFARTLGAAVLGQYALVLAIVAWLSLAGNLGISGAITKRMTEGTDTPAYATAGALVVAAFGLALGALVFLFDEAVNAYVGEPVAPLVVALLLLGLFQSLTNSALQGERKVHITGLLTPVGIAVRSVIQIALVFVGSELVGMIAGYAIANFLVAVVGLGLLSVGVARPSRKHFASLYEYAKFSWLGGLQSRSFNDVDVLLLGVFLQSSLVGVYSAAWSIAKFLTLFDSAVSSTLFPELSRADAEGRQSSVAGLVEDSLTYGGLVLIPGLFGGILLGDRLLRIYGPEFVTGASVLWILIAATLLYGYQKQLLNALNGIDRPKATFRINAAFIAANVILNVLLIPTVGLVGAAVATALSAGVGVVLALVTLRSEIEFEIPLGEIARQFAAAAAMAAVVVGVETLLRTAIDLNHNFATVVLLVAVGAGTYFITLFGISEAFRSTVFDNSPFHS
- a CDS encoding nucleotide sugar dehydrogenase, whose amino-acid sequence is MSSQLGRVGVVGLGYVGLPLALAMHRAGYDVVGVDVDEETVEKLRDGETKVSDVDDADVADALAEGIEFTTEYAALADVDGVSICVPTPLRKTDTPDLSFVVDAAERLAPVVPEGTTVILESTVYPGATKEIVGDALTENGATVGQDIYLAFSPERIDPGNEEYGPTDIPKVLGGVSQQCGDHAEAIYEPVFDEVVRVNSATEAELVKLLENTFRAVNIGLINELAQVAHELDVDIWNAIDAAKTKPFGFMAFYPGPGLGGHCIPIDPFYLSWKANEQGIDTRFIHLADTVNREMPEHVVQRIVEQLNDRGMALSTADVVVIGAAYKPDVSDTRESPAVDIVRRLEDWKANVEYHDPFVPTLDVDGNLYESVSLTNERLQEADCAVIVTDHSTLDLDRIVGNSSLVFDTRNATADLDVDGADVVRL
- the glmU gene encoding bifunctional sugar-1-phosphate nucleotidylyltransferase/acetyltransferase: MYGVVLAAGQGTRMRPLTDDRPKPLLPAAGRPLVEHVFDACIDVVDEFVVVIGYRGTDVTDRLGDAYRGTPISYVEQADPAGTAHAIEQAREVVDDRFIVLNGDVLVDPALPASLAAADGHAIATTPVEDPRSYGVVSVDAAGALSAIVEKPSDPPTDLANVGCYAFEPEVFEYIDRTEESERGEYEITDTLDLLLSDGRDVSVVEYDGRWLDVGRPWELLWANELLLADVDGDVRGAVAEGAQLDGNVVVEEGATVRDGVHVEGPALIMSGAEVGPNAYVRGATVVGPDAHVGHGVEVKNSILFSDAAVPHLSYVGDSILGRDVNLGAGTKVANLRHDDASVAMTVKGERVDTGRRKLGVVLGDGVKTGINVSLNAGVKIASGAGIRPGETVMRDVGGE